One window of the Panulirus ornatus isolate Po-2019 chromosome 12, ASM3632096v1, whole genome shotgun sequence genome contains the following:
- the Nbr gene encoding exonuclease mut-7 homolog, giving the protein MSKHRNVPEFGMTTVEDYSGCFRRILSPWKDKNKDVFSKEMQECLVDSANPYKMSLVCVMLSPDLYKNKANSLPANILVELQSYLNQRGNKEKFKLCLSEELQKDAFHVAVRQKNTGLLKLMAKVFQLMIIREQLLPFLKALLNDGHFKEVCVLATLLTLQSQFSTAELIVPLFLQDRLCLADEFLDSSPTHQKEILLFIDDIIGKKISVKHLEKYKVKDVKKIRSSKILSNTVFRMLKRFGFDPSICPHFQRYRANGGLRYLFYKYYKEKSIQKSSFFSLVDDTLQEHPDLSLELLYLFTEYSDPQAAIPYVAKLQIASSDVPKAIKKAMLNFPHLLEQNENLEENDRLKQEEELWDVGVDSFYSLSLPLENVLVIETVETLERCIKDLQDSSLLGIDSEWKPTFGLGLPEQAAVMQFATTKHVFLLDLLALHQIIKGHHWYHIGQLFSDPQITKVGYGIKGDSVVLGNLHTEMRKGLSNPRNFIDLDHIKGILLEEHPNIFSHKEASYKGLSDLVYRCFGLPLNKKEQFSNWSRRPFTKSQIMYAAIDARCLIDIYTFINQRAEDLNIPDWKNIKQKVTARKERGKKKQMTVSVDHDNTSQKIMRGKEPVYAADFHVVCDTMLQGLAKQLRLCGIDAKALENGENCDRCIDYFEREKRVVLTQGGSYKRLSKFIPAEYVYNVPNEVAKQQLAEIIEAFNVKVTLNDIFARCTKCNSGSYILVPSSVFVNICSKKENSDGMSKTKDEWVNCQGGQINISNGVTSSGVTVQVEHVRHEVIEKTKLFYVCSQCGHCYWDGTHHSKILNGKLKNIVEVDRQANNVEKSHT; this is encoded by the exons ATGTCAAAGCACAG gaatgTACCAGAATTTGGCATGACAACAGTGGAGGATTATTCTGGCTGTTTTAGAAGAATTTTGAGCCCTTGGAAAGATAAGAACAAAGATGTATTTAGTAAGGAAATGCAGGAATGTTTGGTGGACTCAGCTAATCCATACAAAATGTCCTTAGTATGTGTGATGTTAAGTCCTGACTTATATAAGAACAAAGCAAATTCATTGCCTGCAAATATACTTGTAGAGCTGCAGAGTTATTTGAATCAGAGAGGTAACAAGGAAAAATTTAAGTTGTGCCttagtgaggaactgcagaaagaTGCATTTCATGTGGCAGTTAGGCAGAAAAATACTGGCTTACTAAAACTCATGGCAAAGGTTTTCCAGTTGATGATTATTCGGGAACAGCTTCTGCCTTTTCTTAAGGCATTACTGAATGATGGTCATTTCAAAGAAGTGTGTGTATTAGCCACCCTTCTTACCCTTCAGTCACAGTTTTCAACAGCTGAACTGATTGTGCCCTTGTTCCTTCAGGATCGCTTGTGTTTAGCAGATGAATTTCTTGACTCAAGTCCCACTCATCAGAAGGAAATATTGTTATTCATAGATGATATAATTGGAAAAAAGATAAGTGTAAAACATCTTGAAAAATATAAagttaaagatgtaaagaagataAGGTCGAGCAAGATTCTCTCTAATACTGTTTTCAGAATGTTGAAAAGATTTGGCTTTGATCCATCTATATGTCCCCATTTTCAGAGATATCGTGCAAATGGAGGATTGCGTTATTTATTCTATAAATATTATAAAGAGAAAAGTATTCAGAAATCGAGCTTCTTTAGCTTGGTTGATGATACATTACAAGAGCACCCAGACCTTAGCTTAGAATTGTTGTACCTTTTTACTGAATATTCTGACCCACAAGCAGCAATACCATATGTGGCCAAGTTACAGATTGCATCATCAGATGTCCCAAAGGCAATTAAGAAAGCAATGTTAAATTTCCCACACCTTCTGGAGCAGAATGAAAATTTGGAAGAGAATGACAGACTTAAACAGGAGGAAGAATTGTGGGATGTTGGGGTTGACAGTTTTTATTCTCTTAGCTTGCCTTTGGAAAATGTTTTAGTTATTGAAACAGTTGAAACACTTGAGAGATGCATTAAAGATTTGCAGGACAGCTCACTGCTAGGTATTGACTCTGAATGGAAGCCAACATTTGGATTAGGATTACCTGAACAAGCAGCAGTTATGCAGTTTGCTACAACTAAACATGTGTTTCTCTTAGATCTCTTAGCACTTCATCAAATAATAAAAGGCCATCACTGGTACCATATTGGTCAGTTGTTTTCAGATCCCCAGATAACGAAAGTTGGGTATGGAATCAAAGGAGATTCCGTAGTCCTTGGCAATCTCCATACAGAGATGAGGAAAGGATTATCTAATCCTAGAAATTTTATTGATTTAGATCACATAAAAGGAATACTTTTGGAAGAACATCCTAACATATTCTCGCATAAGGAGGCATCATATAAAGGTCTGAGTGATCTTGTATACCGTTGTTTTGGATTACCACTTAATAAGAAAGAGCAGTTTTCAAATTGGTCTAGAAGACCCTTTACCAAGTCGCAAATTATGTATGCAGCCATTGATGCTAGATGCCTTATTGATATTTACACATTTATAAATCAGCGGGCAGAAGACCTTAACATACCAGACTGGAAAAACATAAAGCAAAAAGTAACAGCaagaaaagaaaggggaaagaaaaaacagaTGACGGTCAGTGTTGATCATGATAACACTTCACaaaagattatgagagggaaGGAGCCAGTTTATGCAGCAGATTTTCATGTTGTATGTGATACCATGTTGCAG GGGTTGGCAAAGCAGCTTCGTTTATGCGGCATTGATGCTAAAGCCTTAGAAAATGGTGAGAATTGTGATCGTTGCATTGACTACTttgagagggagaagagagtggttctAACACAGGGTGGATCATACAAACGATTATCCAAGTTTATTCCTGCTGAATACGTATACAACGTTCCAAATGag GTGGCAAAGCAGCAACTAGCTGAGATTATTGAGGCATTCAATGTTAAAGTAACCCTGAATGATATCTTCGCACGGTGTACAAAATGTAACTCAGGCTCATATATATTAGTGCCCTCATCTGTCTTTGTAAATATATGTTCGAAAAAGGAAAATTCAGATGGTATGTCGAAGACAAAAGATGAATGGGTCAACTGCCAAGGAGGACAGATTAATATTTCGAATGGTGTCACAAGCTCTGGTGTCACTGTTCAAGTGGAACATGTACGTCATGAAGTCATAGAAAAAACAAAGTTGTTTTATGTATGTTCTCAGTGTGGGCATTGTTATTGGGATGGAACACATCACAGCAAAATTCTGAATGGAAAATTAAAGAACATTGTTGAAGTTGATAGACAAGCAAACAATGTTGAGAAAAGTCACACCTAG